One segment of Kryptolebias marmoratus isolate JLee-2015 linkage group LG23, ASM164957v2, whole genome shotgun sequence DNA contains the following:
- the LOC108246777 gene encoding T-cell surface antigen CD2 isoform X1: METSSPQFKTKKMKMASVSSLVLFLLCFAAIASKEFSDGCDQYNATGTKVFVPLKHKLKPGERLTWKYNNEVKVRAKQEEVTSGKAQNIAKDGSYILQNVKKEQSGDYSCEVFDGNGHQTFTSKTHLCVLDPVSKPEVTTECKESKAIFKCVLDQQPKDVQVKWLQDGKGIRETKNPLEKKASDTKAQKFSCEVSNKVSSKTSEPSTHDCLVEILPGIPDELLGISIWFFVAGGGGIVLVLIIIVIVCCVRSKRKRSMQLEDEEELRLGWANTEQQNHHHHLPPLPDNHPTQHRHHHHHHHHEQQQPGHTGPRQSRSKQQRHQRPRAPEPSEGQPQPQPQPRRTAQAPRPAENNDDEEQPPPLPQPRKKVPRGQVV, translated from the exons ATGGAAACTTCTTCTCCTCAGTTTAAAACGAAGAAGATGAAGATGGCTTCTGTCTCCAGCCTCGTcttgtttctgctctgcttCGCCGCCATCGCCTCCAAAG AGTTTTCTGATGGCTGTGACCAATATAATGCAACAGGAACAAAAGTTTTTGTgcctctgaaacacaaactgaaacctgGGGAACGACTGACCTGGAAATATAACAACGAAGTTAAAGTTAGGGCAAAACAGGAGGAGGTGACCTCaggaaaagcacaaaatattGCTAAAGATGGATCCTACAtacttcaaaatgtgaagaaggAGCAGTCAGGAGATTACTCCTGTGAAGTTTTTGATGGAAATGGACATCAAACATTTACatccaaaacacatttatgtgtATTGG ACCCTGTGTCGAAGCCTGAAGTAACAACGGAGTGTAAGGAGTCAAAGGCCatctttaaatgtgttcttgATCAG caacCTAAAGATGTTCAGGTTAAATGGCTTCAGGATGGTAAAGgaatcagagaaacaaaaaaccctctggaaaaaaaagcttcagacacaaaagcacaaaaattcTCTTGTGAAGTTTCCAACAAAGTCAGTTCTAAAACCAGCGAACCTTCAACTCATGACTGCCTTGTTGAGA ttCTCCCAGGTATCCCAGACGAATTGCTTGGGATTAGTATTTGGTTTTTTGTAGCTGGTGGAGGAG GTATTGTTCTGGTGCTGATCATCATTGTTATTGTTTGCTGTGTTCGGAGCAAACGGAAAAGGAGCATGCAACTAGAgg ATGAGGAGGAGCTTCGTTTGGGCTGGGCCAATACTGAACAGCAAAaccatcatcaccatcttcctcctcttcctgacAATCATCCTACTCAGCACcgccaccaccatcaccaccaccaccatgagcagcagcagcccggCCACACCGGTCCTCGACAGAGCCGCTCCAAGCAGCAGCGACATCAGCGACCCAGAGCCCCGGAGCCCTCCGAGGGCCAGCCTCAACCTCAACCTCAGCCCAGACGAACTGCTCAG GCTCCTCGACCTGCTGAGaataatgatgatgaagagcagcctcctcctcttcctcaacCCAGGAAGAAAGTTCCCCGAGGACAAGTTGTCTAA
- the LOC108246777 gene encoding T-cell surface antigen CD2 isoform X2, with product MKMASVSSLVLFLLCFAAIASKEFSDGCDQYNATGTKVFVPLKHKLKPGERLTWKYNNEVKVRAKQEEVTSGKAQNIAKDGSYILQNVKKEQSGDYSCEVFDGNGHQTFTSKTHLCVLDPVSKPEVTTECKESKAIFKCVLDQQPKDVQVKWLQDGKGIRETKNPLEKKASDTKAQKFSCEVSNKVSSKTSEPSTHDCLVEILPGIPDELLGISIWFFVAGGGGIVLVLIIIVIVCCVRSKRKRSMQLEDEEELRLGWANTEQQNHHHHLPPLPDNHPTQHRHHHHHHHHEQQQPGHTGPRQSRSKQQRHQRPRAPEPSEGQPQPQPQPRRTAQAPRPAENNDDEEQPPPLPQPRKKVPRGQVV from the exons ATGAAGATGGCTTCTGTCTCCAGCCTCGTcttgtttctgctctgcttCGCCGCCATCGCCTCCAAAG AGTTTTCTGATGGCTGTGACCAATATAATGCAACAGGAACAAAAGTTTTTGTgcctctgaaacacaaactgaaacctgGGGAACGACTGACCTGGAAATATAACAACGAAGTTAAAGTTAGGGCAAAACAGGAGGAGGTGACCTCaggaaaagcacaaaatattGCTAAAGATGGATCCTACAtacttcaaaatgtgaagaaggAGCAGTCAGGAGATTACTCCTGTGAAGTTTTTGATGGAAATGGACATCAAACATTTACatccaaaacacatttatgtgtATTGG ACCCTGTGTCGAAGCCTGAAGTAACAACGGAGTGTAAGGAGTCAAAGGCCatctttaaatgtgttcttgATCAG caacCTAAAGATGTTCAGGTTAAATGGCTTCAGGATGGTAAAGgaatcagagaaacaaaaaaccctctggaaaaaaaagcttcagacacaaaagcacaaaaattcTCTTGTGAAGTTTCCAACAAAGTCAGTTCTAAAACCAGCGAACCTTCAACTCATGACTGCCTTGTTGAGA ttCTCCCAGGTATCCCAGACGAATTGCTTGGGATTAGTATTTGGTTTTTTGTAGCTGGTGGAGGAG GTATTGTTCTGGTGCTGATCATCATTGTTATTGTTTGCTGTGTTCGGAGCAAACGGAAAAGGAGCATGCAACTAGAgg ATGAGGAGGAGCTTCGTTTGGGCTGGGCCAATACTGAACAGCAAAaccatcatcaccatcttcctcctcttcctgacAATCATCCTACTCAGCACcgccaccaccatcaccaccaccaccatgagcagcagcagcccggCCACACCGGTCCTCGACAGAGCCGCTCCAAGCAGCAGCGACATCAGCGACCCAGAGCCCCGGAGCCCTCCGAGGGCCAGCCTCAACCTCAACCTCAGCCCAGACGAACTGCTCAG GCTCCTCGACCTGCTGAGaataatgatgatgaagagcagcctcctcctcttcctcaacCCAGGAAGAAAGTTCCCCGAGGACAAGTTGTCTAA